GGGCGCGGGCGACCTCCAGGACGGTGCGCGGCAGGTCGCGGACGGCACCCGGGCGCTGGCCGACCGGGTGAACGGCGCGGCCGACCAGGTGCGGCCCTTCCTGAAGAAGAACAGCAGGCAGATCGCCGACACCGCGACCCTGGTGGCCGATTCGGCGGGCGTGATCAGCGACCACCTCGACGCGTTCGTCACCACGGCCCCGCTCGCGGAGAGCGGCACCCGCAAAGCGTCCGAGACCCTGGAAGCGGTCTACGCGAAGCGCTGTGTGCACCAGCTCGTGCCCGACCTCGCGTGCGACGACCTCAAGAAGGCGAAGGACGCCGCGGCGGACGCGGCACGACTCGCCAAGGACGTGAACACCGTGGTGCGGGACTACCACGGCGACACGACCGCCCTGCGGAAGGACCTGAAGACCCTCCAGCGACAGGCCCGAGCGCTCGCCCAGGCGGCGCCGCACCTCTCCGAGGACCTCGACGACGCGGTCGCCAAGGTGAACGCGCTCGACAAGGGCGCCACACAGGTCGCCGCGGGGGCCACGAAACTGCACACCGGACTCGGCACCGCCACGACCGGCGCGGCCGATCTGGACACGGGCGTCGGCAAGCTGAAGTCGGGCGCGATCGACCTCAACGGCGGCATGTACAAGCTCGTCGACGGTTCCGGAAAGCTCGCCGGCGGACTGCACGACGGTGCGGGGAAGATCCCCGACTACGACAAACAGGACCGCGATCAGCGCACGCAGGTCATGTCCGACCCGGTGCAGCTCGCCTCCCAGGACCTGCACAAGGCGCCGAACTACGGCACCGGCTTCGCCCCGTACTTCATCCCGCTGTCGCTGTGGGTGGGCGCGATGGTGGCGTACATGCTGATCCCGCCGCTGAACCGGCGCGCGCTCGCCGCGGGCGCCTCCGCCTGGCGGATCGCGCTGGCGGGCTGGCTGCCGGTGGCCGCCGTGGGCGTGCTCCAGACGGCCGCCCTCATGGCGGTGCTGCACTGGGCGATCGGACTTCAGATGGCGCACGCGGCGGGGACGATCGGCTTCCTGTTCCTGGTGACGGCGTGCTTCGCCGCGCTCGTCCAGTGGCTGAACGCACGCTTCGGAGCGGCGGGCCGGATCCTCGTCCTCGCCCTGCTGATGCTCCAGCTGACGTCCGCGGGCGGCACGTATCCCGTGCAGACCAGTCCGGGCTTCTTCAACGCGATCCACCCCTTCCTGCCGATGAGTTACATCGTCGAGGCCCTCAGGAGGCTGATCACGGGAGGCGGCCTGGGACCGGTGTGGCAGGCATGTGCCGTGCTGGCGGCGTTCACCGCGGGCGCCGTCGCGCTCACCGCCCTGTCGGCCCGTCGCAAGCAGGTGTGGACCCTGGACCGGCTGCACCCGGAGCTGAGCCTGTGACGACCGCAACCGGGCCTGTGCCCGCGCACCCGGCCGCTCCTGTGACAATCAACGCCATGGAACGCAGCAGTGCCGCCGCGGGAGGCGTCTCGAGCCGCCGCGAGGCGACCCGGCAGAAACTCTACGAGGCAGCCGTCACCCTCATCGCGGAGCAGGGATTCTCCGCCACCACCGTCGACGAGATCGCCGAGCGGGCCGGCGTCGCGAAGGGCACGGTCTACTACAACTTCGCGAGCAAGTCCGTTCTCTTCGAGGAGCTGCTGCGGCACGGGGTGGGACTCCTCACCGCCTCCCTGCGGGAGGCGGCCGAGAAGACCGCCCTGGCCGGCGGCACCAAGGTGGACGCCCTGGACGCGATGATCCGCGCGGGACTCGGCTTCATCGCCCGCTACCCGGCCTTCACCCAGCTGTACGTGGCCGAGCTGTGGCGCACCAACCGGGCCTGGCAGTCCACGCTGATGGTGGTCCGCCAGCAGGTCGTCGCGGTCATCGAGGACGTGCTGCGCGAGGGCGTGACGAACGGCGAGTTCAGCGACGAGATCGACATCCCGCTCACGGCGGCCGCGCTGGTCGGCATGGTCTTGGTGGCGGCCCTGGACTGGCAGTCGTTCCAGCCGGAGCGCTCTCTGGACGATGTCCACGCGGCGCTGTCGCGGCTGCTCCAGGGGCGCGTGAGCGGCGGCCGGTAGCGCGGTCGACAGACGAAAGCGCCGGTCCGGGTCGGCCGCGTCCCCCGCGGGCCGTCCCGAACCGGCGCTCCGTCGTACTCCCCCGTGCCCCCGTGACCCCCGTTCGGTCATTCCCCCGGGTCTCCCCGTGTCTCGCTTCCGCCGAACCGGGCCGACGGAAGGAGCGGACAAGGGCGGGCACCGTTCCGCCGCCCCGTGTCGGCGGTGCCGGAGCCGTGCCCCTTTCCGTGTCTCCACTCTCTCGTTCGCGCAGGTCGGACCCCATCCGCGCGCGTACTCATCTCACCGACTAGGTACGGATACTCAGACCTACGCGCTCACCCCCAGAGCACTCCGAGGCCGGCTGGTGACGACCGCGTCCGTTCCGGTACTCCCCGGCCGGGGTGGAACGGCTCGACGGACCCGGCGAAA
The Streptomyces sp. CGMCC 4.7035 DNA segment above includes these coding regions:
- a CDS encoding YhgE/Pip domain-containing protein, whose amino-acid sequence is MRSPKLAALELRRFGRGKLPRAALAALLLLPLLYGALYLWSFWDPYGRLDRIPVALVDDDKGATAAGRRITVGDDIAKGLRESDTFEWHEVSAAEAGKGVENGTYYMSLTMPSDFSERIASSSGDSPETGALQVRTNDANNYIVGQISRTVFNEVRTAASTKASRSFLDRIFISFSDIHGATVRAAEGADRLTGGLGTAEKGSKDLADGLKEAKKGSGRLSSGLRKLNTGAGDLQDGARQVADGTRALADRVNGAADQVRPFLKKNSRQIADTATLVADSAGVISDHLDAFVTTAPLAESGTRKASETLEAVYAKRCVHQLVPDLACDDLKKAKDAAADAARLAKDVNTVVRDYHGDTTALRKDLKTLQRQARALAQAAPHLSEDLDDAVAKVNALDKGATQVAAGATKLHTGLGTATTGAADLDTGVGKLKSGAIDLNGGMYKLVDGSGKLAGGLHDGAGKIPDYDKQDRDQRTQVMSDPVQLASQDLHKAPNYGTGFAPYFIPLSLWVGAMVAYMLIPPLNRRALAAGASAWRIALAGWLPVAAVGVLQTAALMAVLHWAIGLQMAHAAGTIGFLFLVTACFAALVQWLNARFGAAGRILVLALLMLQLTSAGGTYPVQTSPGFFNAIHPFLPMSYIVEALRRLITGGGLGPVWQACAVLAAFTAGAVALTALSARRKQVWTLDRLHPELSL
- a CDS encoding TetR/AcrR family transcriptional regulator — protein: MERSSAAAGGVSSRREATRQKLYEAAVTLIAEQGFSATTVDEIAERAGVAKGTVYYNFASKSVLFEELLRHGVGLLTASLREAAEKTALAGGTKVDALDAMIRAGLGFIARYPAFTQLYVAELWRTNRAWQSTLMVVRQQVVAVIEDVLREGVTNGEFSDEIDIPLTAAALVGMVLVAALDWQSFQPERSLDDVHAALSRLLQGRVSGGR